Proteins from one Aspergillus nidulans FGSC A4 chromosome VIII genomic window:
- a CDS encoding putative integral membrane protein (transcript_id=CADANIAT00002188): MADHDDRSGQLRAIAITFIPLVCITMVLRCYMRAKVIRAVGWDDGVMVIALLCYIMHVSCVIGGSFYGLGRKLGLDTDFQRIAVAVKVWRYRLPGELNPKIFSILSFVKPFHTRLLWILLIYTAIHGAYVILADIVRCWPISYNWNQMTLDPRFKGTCITSKQSKIIAYVATGSLLIIDICLASATVAIVVRIPYMDGYAASDALCALSPWPSRPINPLTPDTSDAAVDMLIWAYIELSLGIIAGNLATLGPLFRIWFGIVTSRGNSASTSTPKPTRYFRRPRGVHDMSFPLSTFDETGRNTLRPDKLPIMVTQVQTQHSHSATAHDANNSQEQLTLDHGRARGTSAASSKELALGAGPEPESRMEIYRGTEVMQTFDVDSTVNVAEERV; encoded by the exons ATGGCCGACCACGATGATCGATCAGGGCAGCTCAGAGCGATTGCGATTACTTTCATTCCGTTGGTCTGCATAACCATGGTACTGCGTTGCTACATGCGCGCCAAAGTCATCAGAGCAGTCGGCTGGGATGACGGGGTCATGGTCATAGCGCTG CTCTGCTACATCATGCATGTATCGTGTGTCATTGGAGGCAGCTTTTACGGCCTCGGCCGCAAACTCGGACTGGATACAGATTTCCAGCGGATAGCAGTCGCGGTGAAGGTTTGGAGATACCGCTTGCCTGGAGAGCTGAATCCCAAGATCTTCTCCATTCTGTCTTTCG TCAAGCCATTCCATACTCGACTTCTGTGGATCTTGCTCATATATACTGCGATTCACGGCGCCTATGTTATTCTCGCCGATATAGTCCGGTGCTGGCCCATCTCGTATAATTGGAATCAAATGACCCTGGACCCGCGGTTCAAGGGGACCTGCATAACttcaaagcaaagcaagatcaTCGCGTATGTGGCAACAGGTAGCTTACTGATCATCGATATCTGTCTTG CTAGTGCTACTGTTGCCATCGTCGTCCGCATCCCATATATGGACGGATACGCTGCTTCTGATGCCCTCTGTGCGTTATCCCCCTGGCCTTCCCGTCCTATCAACCCCCTAACACCGGATACCTCAGATGCCGCCGTCGACATGCTCATCTGGGCTTACATTGAGCTCAGCCTCGGAATCATAGCCGGCAACCTTGCCACGCTCGGCCCTCTCTTTCGCATCTGGTTCGGCATCGTAACGAGCCGCGGCAATTCCGCCTCGACCAGTACTCCCAAGCCGACGCGCTATTTCCGGCGTCCGCGTGGCGTCCACGACATGTCCTTCCCTTTATCCACATTTGACGAGACGGGCCGGAACACACTTCGTCCAGATAAGCTTCCGATCATGGTCACACAAGTTCAGACCCAGCATTCGCactcggcgacggcgcaCGATGCAAATAACAGCCAGGAGCAGCTGACGCTTGATCATGGCCGTGCTCGCGGCACGTCAGCTGCGTCGAGTAAAGAGCTAGCGCTTGGAGCTGGGCCAGAACCAGAATCGCGGATGGAGATCTATCGCGGGACGGAGGTGATGCAGACGTTCGATGTTGACTCTACGGTAAATGTTGCTGAGGAGCGGGTTTAG